In the genome of Impatiens glandulifera chromosome 6, dImpGla2.1, whole genome shotgun sequence, the window GATAACCAACTACACCACCCAGACAATTGATTTTAATTCACTATTCTATCACTAATGTAGGGATTTACAACATTTTTGAGGTCTAGATTTCCATAAAAAATCTCTACATAATCTCATCTAATGTGGACCTAGATATGATTacatttgaaaataaacaaCTTAGTCAGACACAAATTCATAAATGCAATGATAATTTCTTAAACTAGATTCAGATCCAAATCCATACTCAAATCCAAAAATTGCTTCTAAATGGACCCAGATCAAATAAGTAAACAAAATACCCTTAAAGACTAATTGGCCTTATTTGATCGGGGTTATTTGGGATTAATCTCAATTAGCATCAATCATATCATCAACCAAATTACTAACATATCctctattttgttttaaaaaaagaagaaaatcatATCTATACCACTAATGTGAAGACGGATAGCTTAGTGTTGAGAATAAGAACTCGTGTCCACAAAGTCATGAGTTTGAATTTTCACACTTGGACTATTttcaaaaaaagtatttataccgCTAATGTCTGTTAAAATAACCCATGACCAAAGTCTTTTTACCAACAATAATTagtaattaatcaaataaacctAGATCAAACAAAGGACTTACTCTGGTGACTAGACCCAAGCAGAGATGGGTTTTGATGTCTCTCCTGATGTCCTTAGGAAGGTTTCTGATTAGAGAATTCTCTTCAACTCCCCTTGTTTCTTGCCATTTGTACTGTTCGTACCGCCTAATTCGTTGTCGCACCTCCTCAGGGAGCATGCGATGAGACATCCATTGCTCTGCGTCCTGTCTTTTCACTCTCATTTCTTCTACTCTTAATGTTATAGATTGCAGGTATTTCTAcaacaaataaaacataatcaaCTTCAAACTGCCATTCTATTTGATGAATTGATGAGTCAGAAAGAGAGTCAAGAACTAAATCGCAAGTGATATAAGATGCAAACAAACTTGCCATAGTCAAATACTTATTCCATCACAACATTGAATTCATtacttaaaatatcaaaataaccTTCCAATTGTTTTATTGGAAAGTGGGTAAACTTTGTGTTGAAAAAAAGTATGAAAGCAAGGTTCCATCTTTTACTATCAAAGAAAGTACAAAATATccttaatttattctttataacatttaaaataataaatactatgAAAATATGATCATTTGacccaaaataataataacaagagCTTGTTTGAGCTTGAAATAACTTTTCTCCATCTGCAGTTTCATATAACTGGGATATTTAGATTCTATTACAAAATTAAGGGGGATTGTTGATgtctaaatattaatgtatcaAAATATGGTTTAAAAGAAATAGATGGTATTATAGTTTATGATTTGAATGACATGATTGATGACTAGATTTTTTATAGgatattgggttatttgaaaataatctcaaatgACTCGAGTCAAACCAGACCTAAATAATATAAAGCAAAATAAACtactttttcattaaacaatttttttttgacaaatagaagtgtagagaagaagaataaaaactCCAAAAAGGGAAGACAGATCTTAGCACTGAAAGGGTTAGGATCAACATTGATTTCAGTTcttatgaattattttgattCTGTATTCTCTATTTGTAATGAGGGCAGGAATAGAATTAAGTGGATACCTGCATATTTCCAATAAGCAAGGAGAATAACAACAGTCCAAGGATGGCAATAAAGACTGCAAACAGAATCTCAGCAATGTTTGTGCTAGTTTTGAGATTTTGGCCAAGAGAACTGCACAAAAAAGAAATGATGATATTCCTTTCTTATTCGAGTAGAATAAGATTTGAAAATCATGATAATTtgcatttattaaaaaaagtaagtaCCTCAAATTTCGCAGTCCCCACCAAAAACAGTATAAGAACTTGTGCCTAAAGGATTCTGATTCTGCCACACGAGATTGAAGAGCGTCGATAAAGATTCCAAAATCAAAATCCTTTGAAGTATGGATATCCTTTTGTTCAAGGTAAGGGCAAGCAGCGTCTAAAAATGTATAGTTTTTGCTGTCGTGACGACTTTCACAATACAAACTATTTGCATTACAGTTACTATCCGTGTTGCATGCAATAAGCCAGCagctattttttatttctacaGAGAATAAATACCAGAAGGCTCCAACAATCTGCCACATAAAgaaaattacattatattatCAGGAAAAGTCTTCTCTGAACATTAAGACAAACTTGGGCCTTGTTTGACGTGGgatatttgagattaatttcacttAACTGACTATCAATCAACAAActactcatcaatcacatcatttaaATCATCAAAGTTATATGGAAATAACCACTTGATTATTCAAATATCCCTAGACTAAATAAGGCCTTGGTTGTTTTGGAAATTTCCTTGGAATATAAGAACTTACATGACTGGCTAGCATGTAGAGGAGAAGATTAAAGGCTGCTCCAGTCCAAGCTTTTTCAGTAAATAGGCCAGAGGAACGTGTAACTTCTGAATACAGAGGATAGAATCGAAAGAATCTGGGCAAGTACTGGACCAAAATTACATACCTCATTGTATTCTTTGTGATCATTGATATTGGTGAATTCGAGAATTGAGGAATAATTAGAATGACTACCTGTATAGTAAAACGTCAAGCATGATAAATGAGATCTAGAATACTAAAATCTGATTCAACTGATGTTATATATCATAAATGAGTgtaaaatcaagaaaatcctTAGGGTGTGTTCGGTTCAAGTGAAATTTGGGGCTCAATTCCAATTACATTGTTTGTTTAAGGAGCTAAAAGGAGgaattgaatttagaattgagTTCTTATGGAACTAacataagtatttttttttttaggttgAGTTTCTCTTAAATTAGCtttgaatttcaattcttaatcaCATTCTCATGTTCCTCATCCATTCAACCATTCATCCCCTCATGCCCTTGTTTCATGAAGTCTAATTCCTCTTCTAGCAGCTAAATCtcttaaaatcaaacaaatataattgtaattcaatggCAAGTCTTGAAGAATTTGAACAATCACTCCAATTCTATGCCCCCTTGTCCAAACATAGCCTTATGCAACAAATACAAACAAGTAATCTACATAATTGATTTCTATAAAAGTGCAAAGCATATGAAATCTATTGCTAGCTGCAGTTTCAGCAACACGAGGATGACAGAACATGATAAATTCGAAAAGTCGATAAGAGTAGAAGAGGATTTCTATCAATGAAGTGGGACTTACTTGTGGGAGTGGAAGAATTGACAAAATGTCAACAATGAAGTAGGAAGACAAGTAACGTTTTGCAATAGCATAAGGATCTTCAACCAATTCACCCCTTCCAAGTACATTTGAAGGAGTAATGAACCCAGTGCGGAATTGAAATATGATGCgtagtatatataaaatatctacAAATGTTCGTAGAACACAAGCAATAATCTGCAAATCTCTGTCCAACGTGAAGCAGTTTTTCACGGCATCGATGACTGGTATGTAGTAAAACAATGGATCTAAAGACACCGCTATTACACATAAGAGCACGAACATCTTGTTCCACTTCAGAAGCAATGATCCTTGaggatgaaatattttcttcttgGATTCCCCTTCATTCGGTTTTTCATGTGGCTTAAAACCATTCAAAAATCGTTTGAAGGTTGTTTGAATACTTCTAGAACCACTTTCAAATCCTTTTCTAATATTTCCTGTGATAAAACTTCTAATTGCATCACCATTTCTCTTTAAAAAACCGTTTTCTTGATAATACTGATTCTGAAAACTCGGTGAACTTTGTGAACTAGGAGCAGCCTTAAACCTGAATATCACATGGATATAACTAATGTATTCAGTTTGATAGTTTAGCTGAAGAACAtcaaagttaattaagaaaccCTAATTACATGTGCAGACTTCATATCTAACGAATATGAACAGTAAAAATAATCAACAGTAAATCTAACCTAACAAATCGGTTAGGTTTGAAATTCATATCTGTAACTGATGAACTCCTTTTTGTTTCACTTGAAGCTTCAAATTGTTACATTCAACTACCTGCATAAATACCATACCATACACAGATTTCAGATTTCACTTAAAATCTTAATTCAGATTAGAAACAAATACAAACATCATATTACTTATTTACTTTTTCAAAGTATAAGCATCTGAGAAACTGGAAACGGAAAGCAACGCATGCCGATCAAAGTTTACACTGAAGAAAATGCTTAAAGTTAAAACACGAAGCCAAATTCCGTTACCTGAAAAGAATTGCGAGCAATAGTTCATTCTCAGCTCATTCAGTAGGAAATTTCGGCGTTTCTTCCTACAAAAACGAGTAAGAGACGGAAGCAACAAGATGAACAGCGAGTGTTTTCTACAGAAGAGTATAATATGAGAGGAAGAAGGAAAAGGAAGTGGTCAAAGAAAGGCAGCTGCATGTATATAAGATATATTAccagtcttcttcttcttctgcaatGTCGAGTCTCTCTCTAGgacttagagagagagagagaagactTCGTCTTCGAAGTCTTCGCGCGAAGGATAGTCAATTGAAGCTGCCATGAAAACTGACGTGGCCTATAGGAAAACCAGAGGAAACATTTGAAGGAATAATTGGATTGTTAGTTGTTACTtatcaaattagaatatatattatataattaattcactcattttttttaaataaaaatattattttcttcttaatAAATCTATGGTTTTGAgcattatattaattaactaataaaacataatatttcacaaaaacaaaattattaaatccaAATGAGAAACCATCTTTTAAAGTTAACAAAAGCAATTGTTTTCCAAAAACTTGTTTTTGAGCTCTTTATTGTTGTTgctacatttttaatatttattgacATGAAATTTTTCATCTACACCTAATTCAAGACTTAAAAACTATGTTAAGTTAATGTGTTTTTAAGTTCGAGTTGAAATTAGGTTGACTCATTAaacttgattaataaatatgttaaaatttggTTGACCTGAAATTATGAAAAGAGAttcttcatttataatttttattttattttatttgtttgaattttgtgtTCACTATTTCTtactcacttttttttttattttagaattgtcTGTAAGTAGATTTAtaccttattttttatatatattttaatctaaaataaagaTGTGGGATAttaattacatataaataaGTTAGATTGAGTTCCAATTGAGTGAGATTAATCAGGTCAGAATCGGgtcaattacaaataaacatGTGAGTGAGGTTCTCTAACCCGTTACTCTGACCTGAATTGACATCCCTaatatttcctttattttatttccGGTGAAACTAATGATAATGATTATCGCCCAATTTACTTATTTTCGGTGAAATTAATGATAATGAGTATTGCCAACTTACTTATATCGAGAATTCAACATGAATTGTCATCCctaatattttctttgttttatttttgatgaattttaatgataatttagATCACTCTTTATATTTTTgtgattaaattaataatttaaatttaataaataaataaaagtcaaaCACTATCAAAATAACATacagtttatatttaaaaagatgacaattaaaatattaaataataatgatatatttatataaatattttttatcatatttgaatttaaagttttatttagtGAGAATTTAATCTAAcacatttgattttttaaaataaaattattgacatTTGAGGTacattatgaattttattttgtttgatcatttttttattgtgtGTGCCCCcaatatttttcatttcaatCTATTTCAAAACTAAGAAAAATAGCATTACTATTCTATTATAAAAACTTTAGGGTTTACCAACTacaattagtttaaaattaaatattaaaataaatcaaattccaATCAGACAAATGTCTGTCAGGTTGATGCAGATAGTAGAGCTGTTTGATTctgttatttttataagtttctatttaaaactaattatttttttatatatattttcaaccattaaatttattaatcaaatattttaagtaatattttttgtgatagaaaaataatatataaataataaaataataatttaaaataaataatatattagtattttaattaataaattaaataatataataaataaaaaaggtaaaataatttatttttgattaatttgaattatttaaataattcaaacctaacttttaaaaaaaataaaattaaacattattttaattccaatCCCATTTAAAAACACTTCTCTTGAAAATACATAGGAcctaaaacataatttaattaaatatatattttaaaaaaaagacttaatataaaatgattgagAATCTATATTAATTGCATTTCCAACTTCACTTCTATTTAAACAAAGAAAACCTTTTAACTATGccaatatatatgtataattgaGAAACAAATAAGCAAGCCCTAAACAATACAATGCCAGTATAATTGAGAAAACAACTTGCATAACCAATGGCATTTAAAAATATCTAGCACTTGGTCCATCACATTAATTAATACTCAATAATTGAACAGACCCTTTCAAATATCTACTCTAAAATTTTAAACccagtaaaaaaataaattatttaacttcCTAACACTCAACAAATTGAGTGAATCCCTCCTAAACAATTGTAAAAGtctcaaaataaaatagtttcattGGAGATATAGAAAGCTAAAGTACATAAATATGTCAGTTAAAAATAAGTAACAAATCCATCATTGGtaacaaataatctaaattaaGTTATTGAAATTCCACAAACATGAAATGTACTAAAGGTGGAGAAGTTAATAAATCTAATGATGGTTCATGACAATAATTTCTAGGGCTTATCTTCATCTGATTGTGGTCCTGGGATAGTATCGACAAAGAACTCCTCtactgaaaaataaaaataaaaaaaaaattaattattttctttttgaccaagtatgaaaaatattaaaatgtatttcaGATGCATTAactaactatttttaaaatgtatttatacctcaattttttaataacttatacaaaacaagattatttggaaataacacCAAGTAAcccataaacaaacaaaaaaaagcCACATTATTCAACCAACAATCACTTATTCAATCACATTgttaaaatcatcaacaaaaatatcaaaatactttCCATTTTTCTAAAACTCATTATATTATACAACATTGAGTCTGATTTCTTTTTAAGGCTctattcattaaaaatttaatattttcactGTACCTAAAAAAACAGGCTATTTAAAagggttattttcaaataaccccaatcAAACAATTGTCTAgcatgaatataaaatttattgggTCTCAAATTAACAATTTTCAGTCACAACATTCAAATCAACAACTAAAATTTTCACTAATTTTTATGCCCCtagtatatttttattcaaataacctgtTTTTTTAGTAATCTATATcaaataagattatttgaaaataaccacttagttattcaaataactcaaggtcaaacaaggccttaaacTTGTTCtataaatttagataaacactagaagaaaaatgatgtgagaaacaaatattataaattaccCTAGGCctttttatatgttaaatttgaaattaatctcaaataattattcaaCATGCAATCAACAATCTACACATCAAGCACTTTTCAAATCATTCACTAAAATatcctctattttttttattatatatctataccttgaatgtatttttattcaaataacctgaTTTTCAATAAACTACTTCacaaacaagattatttgaaaataaccacttggttattcaaataacccaaagatGAAACAAGGCCTTAAACTTGTTCGATAAATTTTTAGGGGTAATGAATGTGGTCAATGCTAGCCATGCCCAAGaataaacacaaataaaaaataaataaataaatgaggtaagtaacaaaatataagaattaCCTATATCCTCCTGCTCAGGAGAGTCAAGTAAAATATCTGAATCAGAAGGCAGAAAGGGAGAACCAGGATAATTTCCCAATGCTCCTAAATCTGCAAAATAATTTTCAGAATAACCTCCAGTTAAAAAACACAAACAATAACTCGAAAACTGATTTTAGCTTACTAAGCCGAAATCCATTACCTCCCAAGTTCGACAGATCAGCGGTCAAATCTGACAGACTGAAGTTCCATGGCATTTGAGCCCAAGATCTGAGTGAATCTCTAGAATTTACAGCCCCATTATCAGATGGGAGCTCCAATTCCACTGAATTAGCTACATCAGATGTAAATGCAGTATCAAGAACAGAAGTATCCACTCCCATTCCAGACATGTCAGATGTAAATGGAAAATGACCACTGGATGTTGTTATTGATGTAGGACTCAAAGGCATATCTGCTGACATGGCACTATTTGGTGGAATAACAGGTGTTGCATCTTGTGCACTGCCATCTATCACCATACTAAACAACCAGAGGAATATGAATAAGTTTAATCACTGtgggtgtgtttgataaaactgaaaattaagtgttgaTCACTGAATAAGTATCgaaatataaatgttaaataaaccaaataaaatatgtgaatattaagtaattaatttgataaaatgttaaACTAATGTCGGGAAAGTAATTAAAGAATTAAGTGGTTTTAAGTAACACTCGGGTCTCTTATCAATGGAAGCACTTAATTTTTCCAGATTAAgtgataattttataatgtatcAAGATGGGAATTAGATTGAATAAAAAGAACCGACTCACCTGGAATTACCAAAAGATTAGATTGTAATGCATTATGGTGGGAATTAATCATGCATTTGAACCTGATGATTATACGGTTTGTATTTGTTCTGTTGTATCATGTGTAATGACAACTTCGACAAGAGgtttttgttttaatgtatTAGCATTTCTTTTTATTACCCTTTGCTTTTATTGTCATCTCACTTGTGCAGATCCTCAGCTGTAATTGTTTGCATATATTTATGCAGTAC includes:
- the LOC124941480 gene encoding cyclic nucleotide-gated ion channel 1-like, whose amino-acid sequence is MNFKPNRFVRFKAAPSSQSSPSFQNQYYQENGFLKRNGDAIRSFITGNIRKGFESGSRSIQTTFKRFLNGFKPHEKPNEGESKKKIFHPQGSLLLKWNKMFVLLCVIAVSLDPLFYYIPVIDAVKNCFTLDRDLQIIACVLRTFVDILYILRIIFQFRTGFITPSNVLGRGELVEDPYAIAKRYLSSYFIVDILSILPLPQVVILIIPQFSNSPISMITKNTMRYVILVQYLPRFFRFYPLYSEVTRSSGLFTEKAWTGAAFNLLLYMLASHIVGAFWYLFSVEIKNSCWLIACNTDSNCNANSLYCESRHDSKNYTFLDAACPYLEQKDIHTSKDFDFGIFIDALQSRVAESESFRHKFLYCFWWGLRNLSSLGQNLKTSTNIAEILFAVFIAILGLLLFSLLIGNMQKYLQSITLRVEEMRVKRQDAEQWMSHRMLPEEVRQRIRRYEQYKWQETRGVEENSLIRNLPKDIRRDIKTHLCLGLVTRVPMFEKMDDQLLDAICDRLKPVLFTANSLIAREGDPVDEMVFIMRGTLETMTTNGGRTGFFNSENLKDGDFCGEQLLTWALDPNSSSLPSSTNTVRAITDVEAFALVAEDLKFVASQFRRLNSKDIQHTFRYHSPYWRTWGASFIQIAWRRHCRRNLEKALIEEEKKLNDALAKETDDGSISFGAAIYVSKFATNAIRNLRLHYKHSSKLSTRLPPLLQKPSEPNFTDEG